A section of the Bradyrhizobium oligotrophicum S58 genome encodes:
- a CDS encoding phosphoadenylyl-sulfate reductase yields MSTLAASPLVVETPVAALDAALRMAAPREVIAAALQAIGRERLAVVSSFGTESAALLKVTADVDPAIPVIFLDTGHMFAETLAYRDQLIEILGLQDVRSMKPDAAALAREDADNELWFSDPDACCRIRKVEPLARALAPFTAWINGRKRFQGGLRAAIPVVEQDGARVKFNPFANVTREDIAEIYRAANLPQHPLVASGFRSIGCMPCTSRSESAEDERAGRWRGRGKTECGIHTVVTSPV; encoded by the coding sequence GTGAGCACGCTTGCCGCATCACCTCTCGTCGTAGAGACGCCGGTCGCGGCGCTCGACGCTGCGCTGCGCATGGCTGCGCCGCGTGAGGTCATCGCCGCTGCGCTGCAGGCGATCGGTCGCGAGCGGCTCGCCGTGGTGTCGTCGTTCGGCACGGAGTCGGCGGCACTTCTGAAAGTGACGGCCGATGTCGATCCGGCGATCCCCGTGATCTTCCTCGACACCGGACACATGTTCGCCGAGACGCTCGCCTATCGCGACCAGTTGATCGAAATCCTCGGCCTGCAGGACGTGCGCTCGATGAAGCCCGACGCGGCGGCGCTGGCGCGCGAGGACGCCGACAACGAGCTGTGGTTCTCCGATCCCGACGCCTGCTGCCGGATCCGCAAAGTCGAGCCGCTGGCACGTGCGCTGGCGCCCTTCACCGCCTGGATCAACGGCCGCAAGCGCTTCCAGGGCGGCCTGCGTGCCGCGATCCCGGTCGTCGAGCAGGACGGCGCACGTGTCAAGTTCAACCCGTTCGCGAACGTGACGCGAGAGGACATCGCCGAGATCTATCGCGCCGCCAACCTGCCGCAGCATCCGCTGGTGGCCTCCGGCTTCCGCTCGATCGGCTGCATGCCCTGCACCAGCCGATCGGAGTCCGCTGAAGACGAGCGCGCCGGACGCTGGCGCGGCCGCGGCAAGACGGAGTGCGGCATCCACACGGTGGTGACGTCCCCGGTTTAG